GAAAGAATTTCAATCTTAATCTCTTCAGAATTAATAAAGAGggatttttctccatttctctcaagaCTATCTGGTCTGAAGTCCCATGGTTAGGATGAGGAGAACAAATAATGCTCTCTTTTCATGACAGGCACCAATCcttaataaaaagaagtaaaacactGAAAATTTATCTCAAGACAAATTTCAATATGACATAGTTTGAAAACAtatccattttcctttttctttcatttttttattattgtcaaatttttatttactttttagtcattttattggaggataatggtttacagtacagttgttggcacatggatacaatttctcatctcacctattgacagatgtctgcaaaacactctcaccccaaatgTAGGTTCTCTTCTGCCACCATTCACCAGCACTCCAAAGCCTCTCCACACACCCTCCTTCTGTAGAGTCATTtgaaatacaccacacccagtccaagttgtactttttgtttctactttctgttcttatttctgtccatgagtgagaacatcccatactcatcgttctctttctggtttatctaacTTAACCTGAtgccttcaagccccatccaagatgagatgaaggagatgacttcatcactttTAACATTACAATAGTATTCTATTGTCTATTGTCTACataatatcacaactttctcagccactcatttgtttctagacacttaggttgcttccaagtttgggctattacatatTGCATTCCTACGAACATAGATGTGCATAGGTCTCTTCATGGCTGTGCTTGTTTACATTGGATATCTCCACAGGACCACAAAGAACTGACAGGCCATTGGGTTGAtctatttctagcattctgagaattctccagatttctcatcacagagGTTGAAATATGTGATCCAGTTTCATATTTTGCACATTCCAATCccatttccccaacaccatttgttgaagaaactctccttcctccatttaatattttgagccCTCTTGTAAAAAAATATGAACatatttccataggtgtggggcttacttgttttttgtttgtttgtttgtgtttgaccagagcactgctctgatctggcttatgttggtgctagagattgaacctttACCTCTgaacctcaagtatgaaagtctgttgtgtcaacTGTACTATTTCCTTTAGGTTGATTTTCCATTCTGTACTCATCCCTTTTCTAAAACATGGCCTGAGGTTTTAGTGGGTTTATTTGTGGTGAAGGGAAGGGACAAGAGAGGGGAAACAGCAATGCCATGCAACTTTATTTCAGGACAAAGGGTGGAAGTTCTAACTATTCACATTTCTAAATATTTACAACCAATCTTCTCTGCACATGATGGGAATAGAAACCAAGTAGTTGGAAATAGTTTGAATTCTTAGTTGTCGTTTTTAGCAGTCCATTCTACCAGATCTCGTCACCTTCTAGGTAGTATACACAACAACCACCAGATGGCAGCAAACAGCAACTGTGTCTGGATTTGCTCTGGAGCCATGACTCCAGAAACCATGTGCAGTTGGGTTGGATAGATATATCTTTGAGTTGTAGcatgctatttatttttatactgcttacttatattttataggctattttatttaaaattttagtcTATACTGAAATATACAAATTATAACATATCAAAGGGAAATTAAACCTGTAGGACTCATAAACATGATCTCTCCTAAGAAAATTTAATTTGATATTGCAAggaacccaaataaataaataaataagatgtaaatataaatataagttatAATTTATAACTCATAGAAACATATATGACTTATAAGTTGGGTTTCaattttaataatgaaaataagcTAGTATATACATATGAGTATTTAGAATATATAGCTATACATTTAAGTATCTATATAGCTACACTGATCTCATATTTTTTATCTGTTATCACAATaatattttcttgaaaaattCTATTACATTCCAGATTATTTGTTTATGGTAAAAGAATGACTGAAATACATATGTACTTGTACAGGACTAAAAAAACACAACTgttatatataataatttatataaaatataataatatttttgGATCTTAGAAGTTAAGAATGTGGTACATTATTTTCTCAAAAATAACATAAGCATACATAAGACAACTATCTAAAACAATAGCAATAGACAAAATtatcattttacttatttctcaAAGGCAATAGTAAAACTTTATTTTCATAATAGTAAAGTGCCAAGAAAAGGTACACAAAGAATATTAAGaatagcaaagcgcaaggacaggcgtaaggatcctggtttgagtctctggctccccacctgcaggggagtcgcttcacaaatggtgaagcaggtctgcaggtgcctttctctccccctctctgccttcccctcccctctccatttctctctgtcatatccaacaacaataataactacaacattaaaacaagggcaacaaaaaggaataaatatttaaaataatattaagaattgcaaaaatgaaatcaaataaCAAAACCTTACAGTGAACAAGCGAGGTAGCTTCAAGATGGTGGGGTagacatgtggaatatagagattgGATTCACAtgaattttcaaaaaatttttaaaaaaaagcagagaagcaAGCAAATAGTTTCTAAAACCATGGTGCTTTTCTTTTGGAGGTAAGGGATaaggggtggggatacagaatactgatggtgagtgtggtgtacaatatacattgtaatcttataatcttgtaacatactattaatagcaaatttttaaaaaagatgttggAATAGAAAGAACCTGAATTCACCTTTGCCAAAGATAAAAATTTACAACTAAAAATGGTTAATTTGTTTAGAAGTAACCTAAAGTGAGTGCCCTGAAAGCAACCTGTAAGTGACCTAAAAACTAGATAAATGAAAGATTCTTTAACAACAAATAAGAACAGTAAAAGTAGGAGTCTGGataatataatagttatgcaaaaacacatTGATGCCTGTGTCTCTGAAGTCtccaattcaatccccagtatcaccataagccagagtagagaagtgctctggtctatttttctctctgtttctccctttcctgatatctgtctcattaaaataaataaatattgaaaaaaaaaaaaaagagtggaataAGCCAGAAGAGGGAAAATCACCAGATGATCTCATACATAGATGGGGCTTAAGTAACAGAGCAAGGAAAAACATGGGGTGAGATTGCAACAAACTTGGGTCTATTTCAGTCCATCCAAAGACTTTAAAGAATCGAAGTGGAAAAGAACTGGAAGGGGGTTGGAGACCCAGTGTCTTTTGGTGgatgaaggagaaagaagaaaagctgGTGAGTGGTGAAAGGTGTTGACACCTATCTCAAGGATATGTGaaagtgttaaaaaataaataaaagaaggaactATATCTCTGTAAGAACCATCTTATGAATTTACACTTCCTCaataaaataagccagaaaaaaacACAAGACCAAAATGAAAATGAGAGACAGTTTATTCTCACCAAGGAAGAATACCAACAGATGGAAGGCAACATTGAACTTTTCCCTGGGAAACTGAGTGTGAGTTACAGAAGCCAACATCAGACACCCCAAAACTATTATCATGTACAGACACATACCCCTGTAGGCCATCACTGATGCAAAAATATGgcaaaagaaaatagaagcaCAGGGTGGAGGTAGGTGGCATAATGGTGATGTAAAgagacatttcatgcctgagactttgaagtccaaggttcagtcccctgaaccatcataaccagagctgaggaaagctctggtaaaaaattaaaccaatttcaaaataaataaataaaactttaaaaaagaaatgttcttaaaaaataaaaatagaggcaCAGAAAAAATGTGTACAAATAATGGTATTAGAATAAGTCAAATGTATCGTAATCCCAGAACTAGTCCCATAGATATATCTTCATGCAGAATAGCTATCTCTCAGtctgataatatatttttaaaagatttattttcgggagtctggctgtagcacagcgggttaagcgcaggtggcgcaaagcacaagcaccggcataaggattccggttcgaacccgggctccccacctgcaggggagtcgcttcacaggcggtgaagcaggtctgcaggtgtctgtctttctctcctactctctgtcttcccctcctctctccatttctctctgtcctatccaacaatgacaacaacaataataactacaacaataaaacaagggcaacaaaagggaataaataaataaaataaacatttaaaaaaaagatttattttcgtggtctgggagatggcacagtggacaatgtgttggactctcaagcaggtccCGAGTTAGATCCttgacagcacatataccagaatgatgtctggttccctctctttctctctctctttctctctctctctcgctctcgctctctctctttctctcccctatcattctcattaataaataaaaactttgttttcgggggttgggcggtggcgcagtgttaagtgcatgtggcgcaaagcgcaaggacaggtgtaaggatcctggttcgagccccggcttcccacctgcaggggagtcgcttcacaggtggtgaagcaggtatgcaggtatctatctttctctccccctctctgtcttcccctcctctctccatttctctctgtcctatccaacaacgaacaacatcaacaatggcaataataataaccacaacgatgctacaacaacaagggcaacaaaaggggggaaaaatggcctccaggagcagtggattcatggtgcaggcaccaagcccagcaataaccgtggaggaaaaaaaaaacagaaaaaaaattttgttttctttgttaatGACagcaagagagaatcagagcattattCTGCCATGGGTACTACCAACTGCAAACATCACGGGTTATGACAGTACAGTTGTAGTAAATTTCACACATGTAGAAATTTGCTTCGATATAACTACATAACAAAAAATCTGGAACATTACTATTGTTGAGGTTTTCCACGCTGTGTTACTTAGTTTTCCAGCACCTCAATTTACCCcattttaaaatgacaaaaatgaCATTTGTCTTACAATAACTGTTCTTTATGTGCTAGCCTATATTgtcataaaatatataatattgagaaaatggggaaataaaaaatagtataagGGTATTGCCACACATTTTTCTATGTAACTTCTTACAAATAATAAGctctgtatttcctttttgtaaaagTAGTAACTGTAGGTATGAGATGCCTTAAAAATATAAGACTGAATCTTGAGAACAGAATAGAACTTTTAATCAAATATGTTATATGTTACCACTGTCATTCCATTTTACCACTCACACCATGTTGAGGCTGTtatctgttttaaaataaaactaggtACTTTGTAGAATTAAAAGCTAAAATATAGTTTGCTGATATAAATACTACTTTAATTACTATATAACAACAGTTCATAACATTTACTTATAAACAAAGTAAACTTGATATAAAAACAAGTCTCAGACATTTAACAAGATAACTAAGTCCTTTAGAATCTAATCAGTACATTATTTATTGGCTTtacaaatataaatgaaaatatcaTTTCTTGCATAATATTCTCTTCACAGAATCTTTTACATCTCTGTTTCTCATACTATATATAAGAGGGTTAAGCATTGGTATTACTAGGGTATAGAGCACAGCTACAATCTTGTCTTCCTGTGGAGAGGAGATGGCACCAGGTTGCGCATACATGAAGAATACAGTCCCATAGAATATACTCACCACTGCTACATGggaaccacatgtagaaaaggtCTTACTCCTGCCGTGGCTTGAGGGGATCTTGAGGACAGTGGAGAGGATGTAAGCATAGGAAACTAGGATGACAGTTGTAGTTACGATGATGATGAGAGCAGAGAGAACGAAGAGTACAATCTCATTCACAAAGGTGTCAACACAAGAGATCTTGATCAGAGCTGGGACATCACAGAAAAAATGGTCCAATCTGTTTTCCCCACAGAAATGCAGACTGAAAGTGAAACCTGTTTGGACTATGGAGTTGATGCATCCACAGACATAAGATCCAGTTACCAATCTAACACAGACTTTTGGGGACATGTGCACAGGATAAAGGAGAGGGGAACAAATAGCTGAGAATCGGTCATATGCCATTACAGCCAGAAGGAAACCTTCTGTTGTAACAAATAGagcaaagaagaaaaattggGTTGCACAGCCATTGTaagaaattttcttttcattagaCAAGAAGTTGGCTAATGTTTTGGGAGCAATGACTGTTGAATAGCAGAGATCCAAATAGGACAAGTTTCTAAGGAAGAAATACATAGGTGTGTGAAGTCTGGAGTCCATCTTAATGACAATAATCATGCTGATATTTCCAGTCAGTGTAACCATGTAGATCAGCAAGAACACTAGAAATAAGAGAACTTGTAGCTTTGGGTGGGTTCTGAACCCTAGCAGGATAAATTCTGTCACTTCTGAGTAGTTCTTATAAAACTCAATCTTCATAACTGAGATATAGGTGGAACTGGAGAAATGACATAATGAAAGAAATGAGTAATGAGATTATTTGTTTTAGTATCAAGTAAGTAACTGGGAACCAACTTGGAAAGTTTCTCATTTATTGTATTTTACCCAACATTTTGCAAAAGACTAATAGAAAGATGAATGCCTTTTTAAATATCTTCCTATTGAAAAGGAAAGTATTCATCTTAATGGTAATTCTTATAAACTATATGTATttgaatataataaatataatttcttaacatctttaaagatttttattatattttttttactggatagagactaacagaaattgagagagaaggatgagaaaaagagggagagagacagaaagacacccgtagctctgcttcaccacttgttaagcttaccccctgcatgtagggactgagggctcaaacctgggtctttgcacattgtaacatgtgcattcagccaggtgtgccaacccCGGCCCCCAGATATACTTTCTAATGTGCCTCTGTGGGGATAGAGataaaaatgttttcatattgaatcttgtttattttctttcttattttattgtcaacttatTGCTGTTGAAAAGGGTCAtgaaggctgggtggtagcacactggaatgagtgcacgtattataatgtgcaaggacccacgttcaaaccccaagtccctacctgcagagagaaagcttcacaagaggtgaagcagtgcttcagctgtccttctgtctcttcccttctctatctccttccttcttaagttcttcctgtctctgtctgtgctggcactacaaatccactgctcctggcagccattttttctctcttttttttttagtttctatttttttttaattcgacaggacagagagatagaaaaggagagagagacagatacctggagacctaattcaccacttgtgaagtgtccccccctacagggtgtgtgggggcttgaacccaggtccttgagcctggtGATATGTGAGCTTATCAGAGTGCACTGTGTCCAGCCCCTCATTTTACTTTCTAATGATTAGTTGTTGATTTTTCTTAAACTACTACAGGAAAGTAATATGGATaacttgaatcttttttttatactgggaaaagagttctgacatAAACATGATTCTTCTATATATTAATCTCAAAACACCTATTTCTTCGATTATTTTTGTCTCTGGGGTCATATACACTGTTATTGACTGCAAACAAAAATGATTAGTGCTTACATTTTAAATTGCattgagattaaaaaaatatcttcacttctttcatttgttctcccttttcatctttctctttactATTCCTTTTGGATTTTTCAGATTAGAATACAGTGACGGAgtcagggcggtagcgcagcaggttaagcacaagtggcgcgaagcacagggaccttggtaagatcccggtttaagcccccggctccccacctgcatgggtgtagcttcacgggcggtgaagcaggtcttcagatgtcttatctttctctccccttctctgtcttcccgttctctctcaatttctctctgtcctacccaacaacaatgacatcaataataactacaacaataaaaaaacaagggcaacaaaagggaaaataaattttttaaaaaaagaatacagtgaCAGAGTTAAGATTAAATCTTAGCTTactaagatatttcttttttttcagaaagacaaATATAATCAGACCTGTGCacctgaaagaaaaaacaaaagacttgGTAAGTCTTAAAGATAGCTCAGCCTATTATAACTAAaatacagaaaagagaaaaataaaattttattctaattttcagggaaattaaaagcaaaacAGATGGAAGAATATTATTTTGAGTTAAGGTATATGAATAGTATATTGACTTTCtattaaataatgaaattttttaaaagactgaaatactgtacatttaaaatttaaaaatatgaaatttttaaaataatttttatggttGTAATtcagtatttattattataatagaTGAATATCTTAAGTATTATAGCTTCTTATAACATCTCATATGCTCTGTTATTTACTATGGTTTGAAATAGATTTGACATTATACCAAGGCAAGTTAAGACTGTGAAATTATATCAGTATCAATATTGTCCAGTTACAAGATCTACTTTACTAAAAACATTAATAGAAATGTTGCCTTATAAGTTAGAAGTCAAAGTGTTGATATAAACACATTAAATGAGGTTGTTTCAATAATTAGTACTACTTAGGTTAGTAAACTCTATTATATTTGAAATTAGTTATTcatgaagaaaaatagaaaaaaaaacaccttcattTAGCAAGAATTTTTCCTGAAACATAGATTGTATTTCCTCAATGATTAGATCATGACTCAAATTTGGTAAGGTGAGCAAGCACCAGCAAAACttgtagcttctctctctctttctttctatcttttattttacTGTATCTTTTCATTGACTAAACTAACAAATATTCCTGCAGTGAGTCCTGAGAGAGATTCTCTCATGGGGAGAGAAATTGGAATGGATGGGCATTTGCTTTCCAAAGGACACACCAGGGACTAAGGTTCTCTCTCACCAGTAATGTATTTTATATTATAATTCAAAAGGAAACAAGTAATTAGTAAACTTAGTAGCCAGGAAGGTGTGTGAGGAAGTAGAGTGTATGATTTACATGTATGATGCATCAGGTTTAATTTCTGCAGCACATATAATaaaacagtactctggtctgtctcatcaaaaataagaaaaactaggacagtttggctgtagcgcagcgggttaagcgcacgtggtgctggtgcaaagcacaaggactggcatggaaggatcctggttccggcccccgactccccacctgcaggggagtcgcttcacaggtggtgaagcaggtctgcaggtgtctatctttctctccccctctctgtcttcccctcctctctccatttctctctgtcctatccaacaataacagcaataataactacaacaaaaaaacaacaagggcaacaaaaagggaaaataagtaaataaatattaaaaaattaaaaaataagaaaactcagTAAATTATTCACTTATCAATTTGGAGTTTTAAAAAGGCTATGTAGAGGACATGAGAAGTAAACTTCGTTTATAGAAACTAAACAATAAAAACACTTTGGGATTAAAAGTCCTTGATTTTTGTATTTGTATGAACTGTACAGACAGaggtaatttttatttgtttgaattGCAGCCAAACAACTAGAAAAAGAACCACAACTAAAcccagaaataaaaagaaggaaggaaagaatggctGGATAGCAACCCTTCCTTTTAGAAACACATTTCCTATCTCTACTGTAAATATACCATGCTTGCTTTAGGGGAAAATTTATAATaaaatctgttgttaaaatttggtggctccagctggccaggctagcttcacgggcgggtaacagagatgaccagacacacggctgggcagggaagttgtatttctttattcaagaacaacgattcataaactaacccaaactaatcaccaaacagaactctcttgcctctttcccccgcaacggcgccaagcactctctaactctgccactctccaactctccaactctggaactctggaaccctctcggggttcctaggggcggggccaagcgggcccacgaaactagcaggactgatccaattttctttccgggggagatctagaacaacccaatgtaaagcatacaacaattcccccttttctttttaactaaattactacagtatcaagggtatggggtgaacagaaacctatattgtacaggcattttttaaaaaagaaactggcacaaacatggagaaacatgtaagcaagtaacaagaaccagtgtgctgccaagggaaggcctgagggggccattttt
This portion of the Erinaceus europaeus chromosome 7, mEriEur2.1, whole genome shotgun sequence genome encodes:
- the LOC103109251 gene encoding olfactory receptor 9S13-like, whose protein sequence is MKIEFYKNYSEVTEFILLGFRTHPKLQVLLFLVFLLIYMVTLTGNISMIIVIKMDSRLHTPMYFFLRNLSYLDLCYSTVIAPKTLANFLSNEKKISYNGCATQFFFFALFVTTEGFLLAVMAYDRFSAICSPLLYPVHMSPKVCVRLVTGSYVCGCINSIVQTGFTFSLHFCGENRLDHFFCDVPALIKISCVDTFVNEIVLFVLSALIIIVTTTVILVSYAYILSTVLKIPSSHGRSKTFSTCGSHVAVVSIFYGTVFFMYAQPGAISSPQEDKIVAVLYTLVIPMLNPLIYSMRNRDVKDSVKRILCKK